Below is a window of Yersinia kristensenii DNA.
CCATGACCTTTGCAAAAAGTGACAAAAATAAGTGATCTCGATCATACATTTTGTGAAAAAGAGAGGTATGCTGAAGTTATCCAAGACGGAGCAGACAGAGAGGTAAGTCATATGACAGTCAACATTACCAGTAAGCAAATGGATATCACCCCAGCAATTCGCAAGCATGTTGAAGACCGTCTCACCAAACTGGATAAATGGCAGGCCCAGCTGATAAACCCACATATTGTACTGTCAAAAGATCCGCAAGGATTCGTTGCTGATGCAACTATCAGTACCCCGATGGGGCCCTTGGTTGCCAGTGCCAAACATGATGATATGTATGCTGCAATTAATGAACTCATCACCAAACTAGAACGCCAATTAAATAAAGTTCAACACAAAGGTGAAGCTCGTCGCGCAGCAAGCAGTGTTAAAGAGGCGAATCTGGAGTCAGCAGATTCAGCAGATGCCGAAGAAGAGTCCGAGCAGGAGCAATAGCCGGGACAATCCATCTCATTTCGGATCTAACGCGCTTTCGGGCGCGTTTTTTATTGACAGCAATTCAGACTGGCGGTTATGTTTGTTTTGGCTATAACATGTTATTTCCGTCAGCATCAACAACAGGTAACCAGCAACGATGATCAATAAAGTGTTTTTCTTCGCATTCTTTTTTACCTTCCCCTGATTGGGAGGCGTTTCGTCGTGTGATAAATAATGCGAAGACGAACAACAAAGCCTCCCAAATCGGGGGGCTTTTTTTATGCGAAAAACATTCAGAAAAAATAATAAGGCAAATCCCTATGACCGATAACCCATTACTGGTGCTACGTGAGCGCATCAGCGCACTAGACTTAAAACTGCTGGCGTTGCTGGCAGAGCGGCGTGAATTAGCGGTGGATGTGGCTAAAGCCAAACAACGCCATCATCGCCCGATTCGCGATAAAGAACGTGAGCGTGATTTGCTGGATGCACTTATCACCGCCGCCAAACCTTATGACCTGGATGGATTTTATATCACCCGCTTGTTCCAACTGATTATTGAAGATTCAGTATTGACTCAGCAGGCACTGTTACAACATCAGCTTAATCAGACCGCCCAGCACTCTGCCCGTATCGCTTTCCTCGGCCCGAAAGGTTCTTACTCACATTTAGCCGCACGGCAATATGCTGCTCGCCACTTTGAACAATTGATTGAATGTGGTTGCCAAAAATTCCAGGATATCTTTACTCAGGTAGAAACCGGCCAGGCGGATTACGCGGTATTACCCATAGAGAACACCAGCTCAGGTTCCATCAATGACGTCTATGACTTGCTGCAACACACCAGTTTGTCGATTGTCGGGGAAATAACCAATCCTATTGACCACTGCGTACTGATCGCCAGCGAAACTGACCTGAGCCAAATCAAAAACGTCTACAGCCATCCACAACCTTTCCAGCAATGCAGCCAGTTCATTAACCGTTTCCCACATTGGAAAATCGAGTATTGCGAAAGCACAGCGGCTGCAATGGAGAAAGTGGCGCAGTTAAACTCACCGCATGCGGCGGCACTAGGGAGTGAAGCGGGTGGCGCGCTTTATAATTTACAGGTGTTGGAACACAATCTGGCGAATCAGCAGCAGAACATCACTCGCTTTATTATTCTTGCCCGTAAAGCTATTGATGTTTCTGACCAGATCCCGGCAAAAACCACCTTAATTATGGCGACAGGTCAACAATCTGGGGCATTGGTGGAAGCGCTACTGGTGCTGAGAGATCACGGGATCATCATGACGAAGCTTGAATCACGACCAATAAATGGCAATCCGTGGGAAGAAATGTTTTATATCGATGTGCAGGCCAACTTGCGTTCTGAATCTATGCAAAAAGCGCTGGCGGATCTGACCCCCATTACCCGGTCATTAAAAGTATTGGGCTGTTATCCGAGTGAAAACGTGGTTCCGGTCAATCCCAGTTAACCCTCTTTCTCTATAATCTTAATAGCAAAAAGTCACCCCGACACTGTCGGGATGACTTTGATAAAACGGATAAATTACAAATAACTGTTATTGGCGGCTGTCATTCGCCTGACGCAATAATGAACGGCTCTCCACCAAGAAGCGCTCTGCATAATCACCAAACCAATGCTCAACTTTCTGAAAACTTTTCACAAAGGCTTGTTTATCACTTTGTTCTAACAAGGTGATCGCCTCACCAAAACGTTTGTAATAGCGTTTAATCAGCGCCAAATTATCTTCTGATGACATAATAATGTCGGCGTAAAGCTGCGGATCTTGCGCGAACAGCCGCCCCACCATTGCCAGTTCCAAACGATAAATCGGTGAAGACAGCGCCAATAGTTGTTCAAGCTGCACATTTTCCTCTGCTAAATGTAACCCATAGGCAAAGGTTGCAAAATGGCGCAATGCTTGAATGAACGCCATATTCTGATCATGTTCAACCGCACTGATGCGATGTAATCTTGCCCCCCATACCTGTAGCTGCTCAAGTAGCCACTGATAAGCTTGTGGGGAACGACCATCGCAATACACCACAACTTGTTTCGCCAAACTGCCAACATCTGGCCCAAACATCGGATGTAAGCCGACAACTGGCCCTTCATGGGCGGCGAGCATAGCTTGCAACGGCTTATTTTTGACGGAAGCGAGATCTAACAAAATGCAATCTGGCGGTAATTTCGGCAAGCGGGCTATCACTTCTTCAGTGATATGGATGGGTACACTGACAATTACCATCCCGGCATCCGCCAGAATAGATTCAGCCTGCGGCCAGTCCTCTTGTTCTAGCGTTTTTACCTGATAACCAGACAAAGTGAGCATTCGGCTGAATAACCGCCCCATCTGCCCGTCACCGCCGATGATAACCACCGGGCGTAACTGAGGGCACAGTGTCTTAAACCCTTTGTCATTCTCGCTGGTATAAGACTCTCGCATAACCCGACGCAATACATCTTCAATCAAATCAGGCGGGACACCTAAAGCCTCGGCTTCCTGTCGGCGTGAGGCTAACATCGCAGCCTCACGATCCGGAACATAAATAGGTAAACCATAACGGCTTTTAACTTCACCTACTTCTGCCACCAAATGTAAGCGCTTCGCCAACAAGTCCAACAG
It encodes the following:
- the raiA gene encoding ribosome-associated translation inhibitor RaiA; its protein translation is MTVNITSKQMDITPAIRKHVEDRLTKLDKWQAQLINPHIVLSKDPQGFVADATISTPMGPLVASAKHDDMYAAINELITKLERQLNKVQHKGEARRAASSVKEANLESADSADAEEESEQEQ
- the tyrA gene encoding bifunctional chorismate mutase/prephenate dehydrogenase; protein product: MVAELTALRDQIDEVDKALLDLLAKRLHLVAEVGEVKSRYGLPIYVPDREAAMLASRRQEAEALGVPPDLIEDVLRRVMRESYTSENDKGFKTLCPQLRPVVIIGGDGQMGRLFSRMLTLSGYQVKTLEQEDWPQAESILADAGMVIVSVPIHITEEVIARLPKLPPDCILLDLASVKNKPLQAMLAAHEGPVVGLHPMFGPDVGSLAKQVVVYCDGRSPQAYQWLLEQLQVWGARLHRISAVEHDQNMAFIQALRHFATFAYGLHLAEENVQLEQLLALSSPIYRLELAMVGRLFAQDPQLYADIIMSSEDNLALIKRYYKRFGEAITLLEQSDKQAFVKSFQKVEHWFGDYAERFLVESRSLLRQANDSRQ
- the pheA gene encoding bifunctional chorismate mutase/prephenate dehydratase, producing the protein MTDNPLLVLRERISALDLKLLALLAERRELAVDVAKAKQRHHRPIRDKERERDLLDALITAAKPYDLDGFYITRLFQLIIEDSVLTQQALLQHQLNQTAQHSARIAFLGPKGSYSHLAARQYAARHFEQLIECGCQKFQDIFTQVETGQADYAVLPIENTSSGSINDVYDLLQHTSLSIVGEITNPIDHCVLIASETDLSQIKNVYSHPQPFQQCSQFINRFPHWKIEYCESTAAAMEKVAQLNSPHAAALGSEAGGALYNLQVLEHNLANQQQNITRFIILARKAIDVSDQIPAKTTLIMATGQQSGALVEALLVLRDHGIIMTKLESRPINGNPWEEMFYIDVQANLRSESMQKALADLTPITRSLKVLGCYPSENVVPVNPS